Genomic window (Microbacterium oxydans):
TCGGTGCGATCGGATTCGTGAACGGGCGGCAGTCGCTGCACGAATCCGCGGTCGACCAGCTGACCACCATCCGCTCGATGCGTGCGGCGGAGATCACGACCTTCATCGAGAGTGTGCGGCGAGATGCCTCTCTGAACAGCCGCAACCTCAGCGCGCAGAGCATGTCGACGGCGATCAACGGCGGATTCGCCGAGCTGTCCGACGTCGAGGTCGACGAGGCGCAGCGGACCGAGCTCGAGGCGTACTACGCCGACACGTTCATCCCCGAGCTCGAGTCGCGTTCGGGCGAGGAGTACGGCGACACGGCCTTCATCCCCGACTCCGCGGCCGGGCAGTACGTGCAGCTCCAGTACGCGCTGGGCAACAAGGACTTCGACGCCGATTACGACGCCCAGCTGCTGCTCAACGACAGCGGCGACGGCACCAGCTACTCGACGGCGACGGAACGCTACGGCGACTACTTCACCCGCTTGATCCAACAGGCCGGCTATGAGGATGCCCTGCTGCTCAACCTCGACGGCGACGTCACCTTCTCCGCTTACAAGGGCGTCGAGCTGGGAACGAACCTCCTCACCGGGCCGTACCGGGACTCCGCGCTGTCGAAGGCGTATGCCGAGGCGATCGCCACGAACTCGGTGAACAGCGTCGTGCTCACCGACTTCGATCGCTGGATCCCCTCGCTGAACGTCCCGACGATGTGGGTCGTCTCCCCTGTCGGCAACGACAGCGGCATCACGGGGGCGATGGCGTTCCAGATCTCGGTCGACACGATCAACGGCGTGATGACCGGTGACGAGCAGTGGAAGGCGCAGGGGCTCGGCGACACCGGCGAGGTCTACCTGGTCGGACGCGACGACCTCATGCGCTCCACGGCGCGCCGGCTCGTGGAAGATCCTGCCGACTACATCAAGCGACTCATCAGCGGAGGCATGGCGCCGACCGTCGTCGAGCGGATCAAGCAGGTCGAGGGCACCGTCCTGCTGCAGCCCGTCGACACGAAGGCCGTGCAGGAGGCGCAGGCGGGACGCACCGGCACCGTCGTGGGGCGCGACTTCATCGGCGGGGAGAGCGTCACGACCTACGCACCCCTCGACATCGAGGGTCTCGACTGGGTCGTGATCGCCCGCATCGACACGGCCGAGGCATTCGAGCCCGTGAACGTCTTCACCCGCAACGTGCTGCTCTCGCTGCTCGGCATCCTCCTCGGGGTCTCGCTGCTGTCGCTGCTGCTCGCCCAGGTGTTCACCCGTCCGATCCATCGCCTCGTGGGCGCCGTGCACCGCGTGGCGGAGGGTGACCTCGACGTGCAGGTGCCGCAGGGCTCGCGGGACGAGTTCGGCGATCTCGGCAGCGCGTTCAACGACATGGCGTCGAGCCTGCGGATCAAGCAGGACCTGATCGAGGAGCAGCAGAAGGAGAACGAGAAGCTGCTGCACACGCTCATGCCCGAGAGCGTCGCGACCAAGTACAAGCAGGGCGAGGAGGCGATCACCGAGGCGCACGAGAACGTGTCGGTCGTGTTCGCCGAGCTCGTCGGCTTCGACGACCTCGCCCGCGGCATGAGCGCGGAGGAGGAGATCGGGCTGCTGAACACCCTGATGCGCGGCTTCGACGAGGCGGCGGAGAAGGCCGGTGTCGAGAAGGTGCGCACCCTGCGCGGCGGCTACCTCGCCTCCTCGGGACTCATCGTGCCGCGGGTCGACAACATCCGGCGCACGGTCGACTTCGCGCGCAGCCTGGTCGGCGTGCTGGAGCGATTCAACGCGCAGAACGGCACCCAGATCGGACTGCGGGCCGGTGTCGACACCGGCACGGTCACGAGCGGTCTCGTCGCGCGGACCAGCCTCGCGTACGACCTCTGGGGCGACGCCGTGAACCTCGCCTACCGGGTGCGCTCGGTCACGGGCGAGCCCGGCATCTACGTGAGCCAGACCGTCCGCGACCGCACGCAGGAGATCGTCACCTACGTCGAGGCCGGGACGGTGGAGACGCAGGGCAGGACCGAGACCGTGTGGAAGGTGGTCTGATCATGGGCGACGTGTTCACGGACGGCTGGGGCTGGTGGCTCATCGGTCTCGCGGTCGGTGTGCCCGTGGTCCTCGTCGTCCTCACCGAGCTCATCGGCACGCTGACGCGACGGAACAACCCGGTCGCGAAGCCGCTGCGGATGCTGCGCAACTGGGTCATCCCGGTGGGTGCGCTGTTCGCGCTGCTGGTGTTCGCGATCCAGTCGCCCGCCGATCAGGTGTGGACGCGCGTCGTGGCGACCGTGTTCGGCTTCCTCGTGATCCTGCTCGTGCTGTCGGCGTTCAATGTCGCGCTGTTCGCCAACGCGAAGCCGGGTTCGTGGCGCGAGCGCATCCCCTCGATCTTCGTGGAGATCGGCCGCCTCGTCCTGGTGGGCGTCGGCCTCGCGCTGCTGTTCTCCTGGGTGTGGGATGCCGATGTCGGCGGACTCTTCACGGCACTCGGCGTCGGATCGATCGTGATCGGCCTCGCCCTGCAGAACGCGGTGGGCGGGGTCATCTCCGGTCTCCTGCTGCTGTTCGAGCAGCCCTTCAAGATCGGCGACTGGCTCGACACCGGCGGGGTGAAGGGCCGGGTCGTCGAGGTGAACTGGCGGGCTGTGCACATCGACACCGGTTCGGGCATCCAGATCGTGCCGAACTCCACGCTCTCCGGGGCCTCGTTCACGAACATGAGCGAGCCCGAAGGGCCCTACTACTCCGAGACGGCCGTGAAGTTCTCGACGGATGACCCGCCGCACGAGGTGATCGCGCTCCTGGTCGAGGT
Coding sequences:
- a CDS encoding mechanosensitive ion channel family protein, with the translated sequence MGDVFTDGWGWWLIGLAVGVPVVLVVLTELIGTLTRRNNPVAKPLRMLRNWVIPVGALFALLVFAIQSPADQVWTRVVATVFGFLVILLVLSAFNVALFANAKPGSWRERIPSIFVEIGRLVLVGVGLALLFSWVWDADVGGLFTALGVGSIVIGLALQNAVGGVISGLLLLFEQPFKIGDWLDTGGVKGRVVEVNWRAVHIDTGSGIQIVPNSTLSGASFTNMSEPEGPYYSETAVKFSTDDPPHEVIALLVEVADSLPMRLQRERATVDYSGAGAYSVSIPVAGPADASRALSMYLSWLWYASRRRGFALDGDSTDPLAEPQRLVEAIQEIAPTLHLRDGDFDEVLAAARLERYGVGEIVMPSGVVPDEVRVVLSGRAVLALEVDDGRVEFAHAEKGDLIGQTALTRERTQAVTVAGEILTVVVLPLDTIDALIRTRPRLAVEIGESLELKRSLAATRLADLGLARGIITGR
- a CDS encoding adenylate/guanylate cyclase domain-containing protein; this encodes MSEGGSSTIDATGAKKRRFRRAGLSIQSKLLIMLLGVSLVSSVIVGAIGFVNGRQSLHESAVDQLTTIRSMRAAEITTFIESVRRDASLNSRNLSAQSMSTAINGGFAELSDVEVDEAQRTELEAYYADTFIPELESRSGEEYGDTAFIPDSAAGQYVQLQYALGNKDFDADYDAQLLLNDSGDGTSYSTATERYGDYFTRLIQQAGYEDALLLNLDGDVTFSAYKGVELGTNLLTGPYRDSALSKAYAEAIATNSVNSVVLTDFDRWIPSLNVPTMWVVSPVGNDSGITGAMAFQISVDTINGVMTGDEQWKAQGLGDTGEVYLVGRDDLMRSTARRLVEDPADYIKRLISGGMAPTVVERIKQVEGTVLLQPVDTKAVQEAQAGRTGTVVGRDFIGGESVTTYAPLDIEGLDWVVIARIDTAEAFEPVNVFTRNVLLSLLGILLGVSLLSLLLAQVFTRPIHRLVGAVHRVAEGDLDVQVPQGSRDEFGDLGSAFNDMASSLRIKQDLIEEQQKENEKLLHTLMPESVATKYKQGEEAITEAHENVSVVFAELVGFDDLARGMSAEEEIGLLNTLMRGFDEAAEKAGVEKVRTLRGGYLASSGLIVPRVDNIRRTVDFARSLVGVLERFNAQNGTQIGLRAGVDTGTVTSGLVARTSLAYDLWGDAVNLAYRVRSVTGEPGIYVSQTVRDRTQEIVTYVEAGTVETQGRTETVWKVV